TATCAAGAAAGGGTTTGAATCTCCTTCGGCATGGAAGTCCCCTTGGTTCATGAACTCCTTCTTGCCTGGTCCAAGAGTTGATACAGACATAACAATTGAGGTACTACATTTTTTTTTATACTTAATGAAGTTACTTCTAGGATTGCGTTATCATACCTTTGTTCACTCAGCTAATCTGTCGCTGTAATCTGTTTAACATATGCAACTGAAAATAGCTGGTACCCAACTAAATCTGTACTATTTAATCATCTAGACTTTTCTCCAATCTGGAAACTTCTTCACTTCTACTGTAGCTTTCACTAATCTTGTTCTTCACTTCCTACACACAGCATTCAAGATTGAGATAATTCGATTTATTACTAGGACGCCCTATAACATCATCCGCAGAGTCACTTACCAATATGCTTACAATGTGCAGGACATAGGGTATTTCATGAGCCCTGGAGAGAGAAGCTATGATGCACTTGGGTTAATGCAACAGTTGCGCGAGCAAACTGCAGCAGTAGTTGCAGAAGCCCATGAAGTTTTAGCAAGTGGTCAAAAAGATCCGCCTGATGGAAAACTTTGTGATCAGGAGGATTCAGGCAACGAGCTCTTGGTAAACATCCCCCTCTGGTTTCCAACTGATTCTTTACctccatttcttcatctttgtaaaactaactttttcttcctcctcttcagaCGGAGCGGCGTGTTCTTGATTTCAGTGAATGTGGCACACCTGGGAAGGGAACAGAGAACAGGAGGTCTGCAGGTGCGACTTCAGTAAGCTTCTCAAGTCCTTCTTCTTATTTGATGAAAGGTTGCAGGTAGTAATAGTTAGTAGTCATGTCAGCCAAATGGCTATGTGCCATTTTCTTATGTTAcgaaatatatatacatacatgtTGTTTGCCTTTTTAAGCATTTTGTTCTCCATTTTTTCCTCTTTCTTTTGTGAAAGTTCTTGTAACTTATCTGATTTAATCAGTTAAGAGTTGTAGAGTCAAGCTTAATCATGAAGTCCTTGTAAGTGAGTCCCTGAATAGCGACGATTGTACTGATATTCAtttttcttcaacaacaatgtgtaaaaattgttttcttatgTTGTTCCACATTTTTGTTGCATTTCATATTTACAATTCAATTCTGGTACATCCTCTCAAACCACTGCACTGCCAAATGACTGCAGTAGTCGGGGTACGTATAACTGCGGAATTCATTCGGGAACTAATCCTGCTGGAACTACCATTAAAGGAAGAAAGTTTTGCCATAGTTTCTTTGGGTTGACAATTTGTGTATTCTATTTTATTGGTCTGTATctatattcatgaacttgttctTTTTGAACATTCAAGACGGCCACAATAATTGATAGTTTATGTCCACTCTTAATCTGATAATATTTTCCAACTACTGGGAATCAATTTCAGTTCAACTGAGAATCATTTCTAATTCAACTGAGCCTATTCCAATGTACACATTTCCTTTGATTATTTCCTCTAAGTGTCTATTTTAAGAACTTGTCATTTTGGCAAGAACAATCAATTCTTTTTAAGTGATTGAAAGAGAGACATAATAGGAAATCAACGATGGTTTTTACTTTCACTACCCCTGTAATGTGTCTAAAATTTCTGTTTTAGGTGGGCATTTTTGTCTATTTGAGGGAGAGAATTATAGGTAGAATGGTGGTTAAAATTTCATTGTTATTCCCGGGCTTTTTGCGAACTTGACTTGTTAACATAAAACCTGAACCATTCAATGTTCTGAAactccaacaaaaataaaaatctcttgTTTTCTCAAACATGCACCCCACGTTCATTTGACACCAGAATATAACCTACAAACCGAAATCAATAAACATTTTTTTCAAAACCattttttcatatcaaattcTCTCATTTCTCAACTTTgggtttcttcttttctttctcaaaaCATCAAATCTCCTTCTAGCATGAGTTGTTGACATTGTGTCGACGCGTTTCGTGTTTTCGAGCATTACTAGTATTGCAAGATAAGAGTCATTAACCATTATAAGATAGTAGTACCAATGGTTGTCAATCTAGTTCGAACTTACGATGGTCGTTCGAGTTCTTGAACAAGAAGATAATAACATTGAAAGATCAAGATTGCATTCGACGAATAATAACAATAAAGCCATGTACGAACCTAATACAGGACGAAGAAAATCACATAGTTTGATTTTGGATAATGTAACTGGTGGTTCTCCAGTAGAGGAGAAGGTTTCATCAAGAAGTCATGGATCAAATGTTCCGAGTTCGTTAGAGAATCAACAAATCGGTTCTGTATTCAACAAGGATAGAGGACCGAAATCACGGTTGGGCAATGGAGGCGGTTTACCATTGGCAAGGGACAAAAATTCTGGTAACATATCTACTTCATTTGTCTCTTTGAAACCGTCTTTGGACAATTTAGTATTCATTTCTGAAAATTTCTATTCTTTTACCCTTTGGACGGCATTGAAGATCGATAAACACGATATGTAGAACATGTCAAGATAAAAATATTGTATAGAATTTGATGTTAAATTGTTCAATTTTGTTGGGCTGGATTCAGATATTGAAATGATGAAAGAAAGGTTTGCAAAGTTGCTGTTAGGTGAAGATATGTCAGGTGGAGGAAAAGGAGTTTCTTCGGCTTTGGCGCTTTCGAACGCCATCACTAATCTAGCAGGTGTGTATGATATGCATCTGAGTTTTTCTTTTATTCCATGGATCTTGTGCCTCTTTTTGCCTCAAATTATACGAGAATCGGTTTTCATATAGCCGCATAGTCCATTTTGTTATGATGCTTGATATGCTAATACCTGCTTGTTTTTGCAACAAAATGCAGCGTCTGTTTTCGGTGAGCAGTCACGTTTGGAGCCCATGTCAGTTGAAAGAAAAGCAAGGTGGAGAAAAGAAATCGATTGGTTGTTATCTGTGACTGATCATATCGTAGAATTCGTCCCTTCGCAACAGAAATCCAAAGATGGAGTTAACATGGAGGTAAACGTCTCTCCATCTCCCTGTCTCACTTGCATGTGCACTACAATCATCTTAAATCCTAACTGTTCTTCATTTTACAGATTATGACAACTTGTCAACGTACGGATCTCCTCATGAACATCCCGGCCCTGCGCAAGCTGGATGCCATGCTCATTGTAAGAACCCTATCTCTTTCTGGAAATCTTCGGTGTATTGGAGATGGTTGCATTACTAATTTCTTTCTGCTAAACAGGAGCATTTAGAGAACTTCAAAGATCAAAATGAATTCTATTATGTTTCAAAAGATGCTAAAGATGCTGAAAAGAGGAACGATGACAAATGGTGGCTACCCACTCCTAAAGTCCCACCAAATGGACTGTCTGATGTCTCAAGAAAATGGCTTCAATTTATCAAGGAGTCTGTAAACCAAGTACTGAAAGCAGCCATGGCCATAAATGCACAAGTTTTGTCAGAAATGCAGATACCTGAAGATTACATTGAATCCCTTCCTAAGgtaaaaacataaaaacaaaacCAATGATTTCAAAAATCTTGCGGAATGCCGGTTCATTCGGCTAATTGTTTGTTCTCTTCTTTTTCATTCTTGTCAGAATGGTAGAGCAAGTCTTGGGGACTCGATTTACCGGAGTATAACAGACGAATCATTCGATCCTGGAGAATTCCTATCAACTTTAGACTTATCATCAGAGCACAAAATCCTTGATCTCAAGAATAGAATTGAAGCATCTATTGTAATTTGGAAAAGAAAAATGACCAACAAAGATTCCAAGTCTTCTTGGGGTTCTGCTGTTAGTTTAGAAAAGAGAGAAATCTTTGAAGACAGAGCTGAAACAATCTTGCTTCTTCTTAAACATAGGTTCCCCGGCATCCCTCAGTCGTCCCTCGACATTAGCAAGATCCAGTTTAACAAGGTATGAACTATGATGAGCCTACTGCAACATTGTGCATTTTTCAGTTTATTGTTAATGCAAGAAgtttaaaagatgcatatgtttGCGGATTACGCAGGATGTTGGACAGTCTATTCTAGAGAGCTATTCAAGAATACTAGAAAGCTTGGCTTACACAGTCATGTCGCGGACAGAAGACGTACTTTACGCCGATTCTCTTGTGCACAACCCGTCACTGGGAGAATCGAACAGACCTCTTGCATTAGATCC
The nucleotide sequence above comes from Papaver somniferum cultivar HN1 chromosome 8, ASM357369v1, whole genome shotgun sequence. Encoded proteins:
- the LOC113303909 gene encoding rop guanine nucleotide exchange factor 12-like, whose amino-acid sequence is MVVRVLEQEDNNIERSRLHSTNNNNKAMYEPNTGRRKSHSLILDNVTGGSPVEEKVSSRSHGSNVPSSLENQQIGSVFNKDRGPKSRLGNGGGLPLARDKNSDIEMMKERFAKLLLGEDMSGGGKGVSSALALSNAITNLAASVFGEQSRLEPMSVERKARWRKEIDWLLSVTDHIVEFVPSQQKSKDGVNMEIMTTCQRTDLLMNIPALRKLDAMLIEHLENFKDQNEFYYVSKDAKDAEKRNDDKWWLPTPKVPPNGLSDVSRKWLQFIKESVNQVLKAAMAINAQVLSEMQIPEDYIESLPKNGRASLGDSIYRSITDESFDPGEFLSTLDLSSEHKILDLKNRIEASIVIWKRKMTNKDSKSSWGSAVSLEKREIFEDRAETILLLLKHRFPGIPQSSLDISKIQFNKDVGQSILESYSRILESLAYTVMSRTEDVLYADSLVHNPSLGESNRPLALDPPSNDEEPTQLETPGSMTLFDFMGWDDSAENDDKSKDSMGGNVDNMLKIDDAKVKNKLGNVVTNNNKRFSYIEKLENLGGLRSPTARH